CAAATTGTCAATTACATTCTATATTCTGAATTAGTCACAATTAATTAAGAGTTACTTGTGAGTTAACACTTCTCTTTTGACCTTGTGTATTTACTCctactaattaatttttctgaTCTTTCTAATAGTATTGTTTTAACTTATAGAAAGGAaaactaaaagagaaaaagaccGATTTCTTATGCAACAGTGATGTTTGTCATTATTTGATCATGTCATGTcttgtattatttaaaatgtaactaTACAAGtcttaactttatttaattttcttctatctCTCTTTTCAGTGAATCCCCGGAACCCTCAGACAGAATCTTTTTTGCAGCTTCTGGAACTTCCATATCTTCTTGATAGAAATCCTGATGCAAAGGACTTTTCACCTCATCCTTCTCTTTCGGTTAAAAGAGGTAAAGTTTAGCCTTTTCAATGGTCATAGATAAGAATGGGgtccattttttttacaaaaaattagaaGCGAAATCTGAAGAATATCTTTGAGCTAAACAACTTACAACATCTCATATACATTTCTAGGCATTAGTGATGATAATGAGGACATTCCCATTgatgatgtggatgatgatgatgatgatgatgtagaACTCCCAAAAGTTGATAACGTTGAAAGTTGAGACCGGGACTTCAAATTTGTGAATCATCGTTTCAAATTAGCATACTGAATTGGTAATTATCTGCAACTAGCATTTTATGCCTAGTACGATATTGACTCTGGATGGGGCACTCACTAGATTGTGGATTTTATTTCCCACTAATGAGTAGTTAAGTTGCATGTATATTATTAACTGACCATTTTTGTTATAACAATAAACGCTCTCAAGGTCTCTCCATTTTTCTTACAGTTGTTGTTTACTGCATTTTCTGCATCAGGTGGCAGTGTAGTGCCAATTGGTTATGTCAAGGGATTTGCTGCTATTAATTGGGTTAGTTCTGTACTGTGCTTCCCTTTTCTTCATCTCTTGGGTATTCAAAGATTAGAAGCCATGCTTGTGTTTTGGATTTAAAAGCTCATATACAGTTATGCATAGAAAGACATTCAATGACATTGTGAGAATATTCTGAGTGGGTGGAGGCCTCTCTAGAATGTATGTACATAAAAGCTGTACtcttaaaattaagtaaaacttcaaataaaaatataccaGAGATAGAAAAAGTCGTATATCTcaggttaaaaataataataattatactattatcaatgattttttttataatcaataataataataatagttctGTTTTGTTAGATAGAAGTAAATTGAATGTGCAAGTTTCTAAATTGTGGggattaagaaaaattatggtGTCTATTAATTCAACTTGAAagctaaaaatttaaattaaaaattcgaAATAACTTCGGTGATAAAACAAGTATTGGTATTGATTCAACGATTCATGAatgagataaaatattaattgttagaatAACTAAGATTACTTATTTAATCTTAACTAATTTGAGAggaatatctttttaaaatacgTTGAGGCCTAAAGCGATTAGAGATTTAAAGGCTGTTATAATTGGTTTTTGACAATGCAATGCAGTTATGACTATTGATCAGAATATTGATGTTTAGATTTTAACAAGTTTATAGTTCCTTAACCACGTCCAAGCTGTCCCATTGTGAATTTGGAAAAAGATTCTGTTGAAGatagttataaaattaataacaatatacCCTTTTTAACCGTTGCATccttataattttgtttggatttttGGGCTTACTTTCTGCACTCTTTTTTTGTGCTTTTTACGATctctatattataaaaataataaaactacaaaataaaagataaaattgttttttccatatttttaaaaatatgaacacTTGTGTAATTGTATCCTCCTGAGTAGACATGACAGAATAAGCTAAAATTAGAAACCcctaaatttgataaaaaaaaaatcatacactGCGTGACATACCATAAGAAAAGACATGActgtgaaaataaaagagagataaTCCAGTGGCCATATGAAGAATCCAACTAAAAAAAGGTTATAAAGAAGAGTTGTAAAATCAAATGGAAAAATCGGAGAAAAAATAAGGTGAAAAGGAAAGAACTTGGCCTGTTAAAGATGCAAAAAATAGTAAGAGAACTTGATGGAAAATCTCGGAAGCTTTTGCATTATGGTttgttaatattaataacaCAGTAGAATCTAGTGAATATTTTTACTGCCtatttcaacaaattaaaaatgtttgcCGTCTTTTTCTTATCCAGTAACTTTGTTAATCACTAATATTTATAGCAGGAAATGGCTTATTACTTCTAATaggattttcatttttttcccaaTAATGTTGCTGATgcttgatataattatttttaaaactatatccgaatatttaaataaaagaagaagtatGATCATcatgaataatttatattttaaactacaCAATTTGATTACATAATGAATAAAAGCATTCATCTACATGCAAAAACAATTGAAGAAGACGCTAATTGCTAATGGATTCACGACAAGAAAATGTTAATACAAGtgtacaataaaaaaaaataaaacacatgcaaaagattatatgtatatttatttatttctattaaaaaaggCTTGAGCGGAGTTGAACGAGTCGAGCTGGACTGTGCTGAATAGAATCAAAATAAACTGAACCTAACCAATTTGAACCGTTCTGAACCGAATTGTGTCGAGTTGAATCGATCGCAATTGAATCGATCGAACTGCTCAGCTTGGCTTGACTCAGTTCGGTTCGGTTCAACCGAGTTCATCTTTGCTCGAATAAGCTCCGTTCAGTTTAGTTTGGTTCATGTCCGTTCGGCTCGGCTTGgttcaattcagttcagttaGGCTCTGCTTGGTTCGGTTCGATTCGGTTCGGTTTTGTTTGGTTCGTCTCGGCTAAACTCCATTCGGTTTGGTTCGAATAAGCTTGACTTGGCTTAGTTCAATTCGATTCAGCTCGGCTCGATTCGATTCAGATCAGTCGGCTAGGCTTAGATCGACTTGGCTTGTTCGACTCGTTTTGGTTCGGTTCGGTTCGTTTCTCATCAGATGTTTGAGACCTTAAGAGACTCATCATGTCCTGTCACCGAGTGCAGTAGTCAAACTCCATCATGTATTGTCGTTTGTTATCAAACTTCATTATGTGTTGCCGCCAGTACTACCATCGAGCTCCAGTAGTGGGGAAATGTTTATGGAGCAGAAAATGTACATTTGAGGGCCGATCCTAGTGGAATTGACTTCGCTCCACCAAATTTGTAGCTCTCTGATTTTGACTTCACTCAGCAAGTATATGCTCGTGTAACGAGTTTTCATAATTTTGGAGAAGAAAATTCTATAGATTTATGTCAtttcaaccctacaaaacagtCTCACTAATATTAGGTGCCCAAAACAAGCAACCATTAGATTAAACACAAATCAATTTTTCTCATATTCTAGGTCTTTACATTTTTCCCAACAAGGAAAGTTTTTGTCCTCGAAAATTCACTTATTAAGTAGAAAGAAAAGTatgttctcttcattttttcttatcACAAACACCCAGCTTGATCGAGATACTATCTCCAACAATTAACTGACTGAAAACATTGCCTTTGTACTAAATTCTCTAGTGTTCAACAATGTAGATTAATCTAGCCACTACTCTTAAAACAAATTCTGAACCTCCAAACCTAATCTTTTATGAATACTTTTTATGCTTGATCAAACAATTTGTATATGTCAAACTAAACTCACCTTCCAAATGTCTTCCACTAACTCTTATAAGTTATTTCCAAAACTTTAGTTAGCCACTACTTCAAACTAAAGTCTTCTCAATATTACTTCACAAAATCTTATATTCTCTTTGAAGTATTACACAACAGACTTGATCACACACAACTTTAATCTGTTGTCAAACAATGACACTCTTAATTCACCCTTATTCACAACTACTATgataacataattaacattttaacatttatataattaactaaatataaatataaataaacttaatcttgttaaaaatatttaataaatatatcaattttaatgaaaatatttgtaaagatttatatacaaattaaattttattttaatttaggaaaggacaaaattgtttaatttaaaaaataaaactataactaaattaagacaaaataaaaataaagaaaccaaaTTAAACTAATGCAATTATAGGTGGCCTAATATTATCATTGTCACGTGGCATAATGTTTGTTTCACacatgacattttaaaaaaaattaaaaaatatttaaaaaactactAACTGAACGTGATACTCtctttaattaaagataaaaatctaattactttaatttttcaaaaataaagaataaactaaaataaaaaataaaaataaaaatctatttaagaaaagtaaaaaaaaatagagattatttatatgattaaacctTACTAAGTAAGAATTTGCATTAGCCACACCAAATACACACAAAAGACACGTAGTATATGTAGTGCTTATTATATATggacaattttaatatatgggTGCAAACAAATCAAttgtcatatttattattttaaaatattcatgttGTATCTTATAGGTTCATCTACTTGAATATCAATACCTGCtaataaaatttttcttttaagtcatATCTTTCCCCAGTTATTAAACTTAACTAACTACATATTTTTtcagaatataatttttaaaaattaacaaaaagtaTTTTAACTTCTAACAATGCGTAAGCAATTTTACCATTAAACCTATATAAATAGTGctttcaatatataaattataaaaaaaataagacatcGCCACATTAGTTACATGCAGGTAACACACATCTTAAGAAAAACTTCCACTGTAACTACTACGTTAACCTAAAGTTTATATGATCTGTTGAATTAAATTGAAGATTATCATGTACTTAGAAAAAGACACGCACTTACACTAATTACATCGATAAAATGGTTTTCTTCAACTAAAAACAACAGTGTTCAATCACATTCAGAAGGCCTTCAAAGTTTATGACAGGTAATGGAAAAAAGAACTCTTCTACTAATTCTTCCAAAACAGTTATTGAGTATTTTCATTAATTCTACTAAAACAATGCTTGGTGAGAGAAACCATACAGTAGTTAGAAACAGGAAAATGCATAACCAAATGCTCTATCTACCTACTGACTTCAACCAACCACATAAATGTAGTTTTAAATATGCACAATTTCCTAGTTATGTTACCTCTGCTATTGTATCAGTAGTATCAAGTTTAAGACTCTGCACATTCAATGCATTGCCCCAGAAGTACTAAAAATTGGTTCTATggagaaaagaacaagaactcTTTCCGTGGCcatctcttctctttttatgttttctttcgtTTGCTTTGTTAAGGGTAGCCTCTCTTTCAACTTCTACGCAGCTTCATGCCCATCAGCTGAGTTAATCATAAGAGACACAGTTAGCTCATTCTCTTCTACTGATCCTTCTATTCCTGGAAAGCTCCTTCGCTTGGTTTTCCATGATTGCTTTGTGGAGGTCAGTGttaaactcattttcttttcattctaagCTCAGATGTTGCATGCATCCACAGTTGTAGCTTTCTTGATGTGATAATGGCCACTTTATACGCAGGGATGTGATGCCTCTTTGATGCTGCAAGGGAACAATACAGAACAAAGTGATCCAGGAAATAGATCTGTTGGAGGATTTTCGGTGATAGATTCAGCAAAAAGGGTCCTTGAGAAATTCTGCCCTGGAACAGTTTCTTGTGCGGACATAATAGCTATGGCTGCTAGAGATGCTGTCGAAATAGTAAGTTCTACCACATTGCTTGGATGAtattcaaggaaaaaaaaaggttctCTGGCAACATTTGACAGccatttttttcacatttatgtatcaaataaaaaatatttgatgtcAAAATACCAATTTTTTTCAATGGTATATTGAGGTGACATTTCATACGAAACTCTTGAATTAACTCGTAAATTTGTAAAACTCATACGGGTTTATGTTTTTAGACATACTCGTAAAATTTTACGAGTTTAAGTTTTTAGACATAATGAGTCGTAAACTCGTTTTCTGCATAGAATCGATTGTGAAATCGGTAAAATTGGGTAGAAAAACGAGTTTAGAACGCAAacttaaaaggagaaaaattaaaaaaaacgaGGTTATTTGGAATTTAGATTTTCATGACCTTGTCACCATATCTCCTGTCTCCTTTGTCTCTTTCATTGGTACTGCTataatgaaatgcatcaaaattaaagacaatgattcaaatatttatgttttataatatttatttttatgaataatatatttataaattttatttatttaaaattatataattttatagtcttatttgaattaagatattataaatgtaatttcTTTCCTAAAGTAAACTCTTAACAATTTAAGTTTACTGAGTCAAGTTTATTCTAATCTCACCAGTTTACTTAAACTCTTTACCCTAAACTCTTTCAAACGTGATAACCTGGGGCACTTGAGAACAGGCTGGTGGACCTAGAATTATGATTCCTACAGGTAGGAGAGATGGGATGGTTTCACTTGCTTCAAATGTCAGACCCAACATTGTGGATACCAGTTTTTCAATGGATGAGATGGTTCAACTCTTTGCCAGTAAAGGATTATCCTTACTTGATCTTGTAGTCCTTTCAGGTGCATGTTGTAACTTTCCAAGGGAATGATTTTAGTTGTAGCAGAAGAATCTGTCAATCATGCTACATACTTATGTAGTGTTATTTAAGGTTTTCAGGAGCTCATACCATAGGCACAGCACATTGCAGCTCATTCAGGGATCGTTTTGAAGAAGATTCAAGGGGAAAGCTTATGCTGGCTGACAAAACCCTTGACAGTGACTATGCTAAAGTGCTGATGGAAGAATGTCCATCTGGTGTACAACCATCTGTAAAGGTGAACAATGATCCTCAAACATCTTTGGTCTTTGACAACATGTACTACCAAAACCTTCTGGCTCACAAGGGCCTCTTCCAATCAGATTCTGTTCTCATAAGCAATGATAGCACAAGGATATTAGTGGAGGATTTTGCAAATGATCAAGaccttttctttcaaaattggGCTCAGTCCTTCTTGAAGCTCACTAGTGTTGGAGTCAAATCTGGTGATGTGGGTGAAATTAGAATATCTTGTGCATCAACTAATGCATAAGGGAAAAATATTAATGCAGCTAttaatttaaggtttaataatcaattttgtcCTCAGTTTCGTTCACAAATCTTAATTTAATCcttcgttttaaaagtgattgaaatgATTGTGAGTTAAAttagtcccttccgttaaataaaatctataaaataatatctcttatgcTAAATCATTAAACCCTTAAGACCATTTGATTCTGTTTAACAAAAtagactaatttgactcaaaattttgaaaatgaagacttatttcaaacacttttaaaacaagggactaaattgatatttgtcaacgaaactggaaacaaaattgactattaagccttaatttaattatagaaaactaAGTTATAAAATGAGGTTGTTCTTATTAGTATCTTCTTCTgcttactttattttttcaggAGAATAGTCTAAAGGCTTGACTGcgtttcctttctttctttatttacctgttgtttaattttatttggctgctctttttttcttcttttattttggcTTGGAATTCAAAGAAACACAAAATGAGAATTctcaagtgaaaaaaaaaatcaaattggaCCTTTTTACTATCACAGAGAATCCAATTCCAAAAACCTGAGATTGCGAGCAAACTTGGACAAATAGTAACAGTAGTCTAATTTTTCACGACTTacattatatttgtaaaatttgtctcctttttcatatgttttcttCAGTGGCAAGTTTTGATTAGGAAGTCTTCAAttggatattattttttatttaataccaacaacttttttgtaaatttaaactCGGTTATGATGTTTTagttgttattaatatttattttttttgttaagataTGTTGATCAAAATGTTGGTTAAAACAACTTAATAGatctaaattacttttatataaaacatttaaatatttaaatctttaaaataaaatcaattcaatttaatgcatttgaatttctttaaAGTTGTAAATTCTCAGTCCAATGCCAAGGTAAAGGTTGTAATGGATAGTCACCAATTAATCCAATTCTTGCAGTTTTTCTTTTGTCCCTGAATTGGATGATGAAACCAACCGTTAGGTAACTGTATTAAAAAACATACTTTTTGacaaagattaattttttatatatatttttatacaaataaattatatatataattatttttttctattttttccttctttctaaaagtataaaaatttactttttataattattttattctcgtAACTTGTGTATGAAATACctataaggaaaatgatattttaacactaatttttgacactattttgacactacacacgtgCCAAAATGTGGTtagataatttcaaatttaaaaaaaactaagacaaagacatatttgaaagagaaaaaccaatttttttttttttaaatttgaaattgttcaaccacattttgacacgtgtgcagtatcaCATGGTGGTGTCAAAaatttagtgttaaaatattattttcctacaTATAAATGTGTTACACTTACCATTACTTAACTCCATTTTATGGATTTGCttgtcttttattaattatgcaTGATTGAAGCACCTATATATATCTATGTTCTTTACTGTCATATCTTGCAGCTGGTAAAGAGGAATTCAAACGAAAGAATCTTTTCAGTGTCAGTGATTAGAATATGTGCTGGAAAAACAATGGAGAGTACCTTGCTGTAAAGGTTGATCGTTATgccaaaagcaagaaaaactcaGATACTGGCTTTGAGCTTTTTTTGATACAAGTGTTGGAGATAGAGAATGAAAATGACAAGATCATTGCATTTACGTGGGAGCCAAAGGGGCATAAGTTTGAACTTTACCAGTTCATGAGCTTCAAACTATGGCAACAACCGAGCATTTTATGGCCACCAATGTTGTGTTGACTGGTAAACGACGTGCTGATCTGTGACAAGTTAGCAGTGGTCTAGCACCACCTTAATCCTTACACTAATCGCCACCAATGTATATTATGTCAAATTATCCGTGTTAATGCAAGCAGgaaaaaagttctttttttttggttttatctGATGGGTGATACATTTCTTTAACTAATACATACACTTATGAAGAAAAGTTGCGACTTCTGAGTTCAGTTCTTGAAAGGGAAAATGgg
This DNA window, taken from Vigna radiata var. radiata cultivar VC1973A chromosome 5, Vradiata_ver6, whole genome shotgun sequence, encodes the following:
- the LOC106760430 gene encoding peroxidase 46-like, with the protein product MEKRTRTLSVAISSLFMFSFVCFVKGSLSFNFYAASCPSAELIIRDTVSSFSSTDPSIPGKLLRLVFHDCFVEGCDASLMLQGNNTEQSDPGNRSVGGFSVIDSAKRVLEKFCPGTVSCADIIAMAARDAVEIAGGPRIMIPTGRRDGMVSLASNVRPNIVDTSFSMDEMVQLFASKGLSLLDLVVLSGAHTIGTAHCSSFRDRFEEDSRGKLMLADKTLDSDYAKVLMEECPSGVQPSVKVNNDPQTSLVFDNMYYQNLLAHKGLFQSDSVLISNDSTRILVEDFANDQDLFFQNWAQSFLKLTSVGVKSGDVGEIRISCASTNA